The proteins below are encoded in one region of Geomonas ferrireducens:
- a CDS encoding B12-binding domain-containing radical SAM protein — MNVLLLAMPDAANNFHRIIKVPNLGLCSIAAHLKEHRVKIVDLVLVHRDIESWLRRLLAEFSPDVIGVSSMSFQYESALKVFAICRSAAPRARLVLGGYHATLTREELASGDAPFDFLISGEGEHAFAALLEALDGQRSFFDVPGLSWPRHGVFVHNPPGPLLDLKCLPLPDRSVRALDGFTYFDRRLDCVETSRGCTKTCTFCSITGMYGSSFRCRPIEMVIEDLRELKRRGTKTVLLVDDNITLDSRRFTRLAEAIAEQGLNEMEYLVQASVAGIVADPALIPALSRANFAMVFLGIESVLPKNLALFEKGDIREQTRQAVRRLREHGIGVMGGFIIGNPDDGKEEIREVFRASRRLGVDLPYVQCVTPYPGTRIREELLQAGLVTNSDRLSRYTGFMCNVRTRQLSTAQLNRLMNWENLKAFFSPSMFVGNRFVKKREKGAWKVLLNNLDLVRGYFTGDQFRSRHRF, encoded by the coding sequence ATGAACGTACTCCTCCTGGCGATGCCCGATGCCGCCAACAATTTCCATCGCATCATCAAGGTCCCCAACCTCGGGCTCTGCTCCATCGCCGCGCACCTCAAAGAACACCGGGTGAAGATCGTCGATCTCGTCCTGGTGCATCGCGACATCGAGTCGTGGCTCAGACGGCTCCTGGCTGAGTTCTCTCCCGACGTAATCGGCGTCAGCAGCATGAGCTTCCAATACGAAAGCGCCCTGAAAGTCTTCGCCATCTGCCGCTCAGCCGCCCCGCGCGCACGGCTCGTACTCGGGGGCTACCACGCCACCCTCACCCGCGAAGAACTCGCCTCCGGCGACGCCCCGTTTGACTTCCTGATAAGCGGTGAAGGAGAACATGCCTTTGCCGCCCTTTTGGAAGCGCTCGACGGCCAGCGCTCCTTTTTCGACGTCCCCGGCCTATCTTGGCCGCGCCACGGTGTCTTCGTCCACAATCCTCCCGGACCTCTGCTCGACCTAAAGTGCCTGCCGCTGCCGGACCGCAGCGTGCGCGCTCTGGACGGCTTCACCTACTTCGACCGCCGGCTCGACTGCGTGGAAACTTCGCGCGGCTGCACCAAGACCTGCACCTTCTGTTCGATCACCGGGATGTACGGCTCCAGCTTCCGATGCCGCCCGATCGAGATGGTGATCGAAGACCTGAGGGAACTAAAGCGGCGCGGCACGAAGACGGTGCTTTTGGTCGACGACAACATCACCCTGGACAGCCGCCGTTTCACCCGGCTCGCCGAGGCGATCGCGGAGCAGGGGCTGAACGAGATGGAGTACCTGGTCCAGGCATCCGTCGCCGGCATCGTGGCCGACCCGGCGCTTATACCGGCGCTTTCCCGTGCGAACTTCGCCATGGTATTCCTCGGCATCGAGTCGGTGCTGCCGAAGAACCTCGCTCTTTTTGAAAAGGGTGACATCCGGGAGCAGACCAGGCAGGCGGTGCGCCGCTTGCGCGAACACGGCATCGGGGTGATGGGAGGCTTCATCATCGGCAATCCCGACGACGGAAAGGAGGAGATAAGGGAAGTATTCCGCGCCTCGCGCCGGCTGGGGGTGGACCTCCCCTACGTGCAGTGCGTCACCCCCTACCCCGGCACCAGGATCAGGGAGGAGCTGCTGCAGGCGGGGCTCGTGACGAATTCCGACCGATTGAGCAGGTACACCGGCTTCATGTGCAACGTGAGGACGAGACAACTCAGCACGGCCCAGTTGAACCGGCTGATGAACTGGGAGAACCTAAAGGCGTTCTTCAGCCCCTCGATGTTCGTGGGGAACCGCTTCGTGAAAAAGCGCGAGAAGGGGGCCTGGAAGGTGCTGCTCAACAACCTCGACCTGGTGCGCGGCTATTTCACCGGTGACCAGTTCCGCTCCCGCCACAGATTTTAA
- the ppk1 gene encoding polyphosphate kinase 1, whose amino-acid sequence METKTVVPLNIEQEENILQLANELLILPDTAADPLLSPKVPPVDADNPFAIPASVRNEATTPGTRPEAIAVLAQASVDRKGGEQGRPQAKAKAAKGAKGAKTAKSSKAAKDAKTGKDEKAAKGAKAKGAKPVKAAAGAKPAKTVKAKVTKAKPKGGPKPKQPVTEESPFDLSESRWYLNRELTWLEFNRRVLHEAMDERTPLLERLKFIAIVSSNLDEFTMKRIGGLKQQIGAGLHELTLDGRSPRQQVLECNASVREIETVKREAFRGVRELLEAKGIVIESYDTLAPKDKKQLREHYYKNIYPLLTPQSIDPAHPFPFISNLSLNLLVTLRYPKSREHSLARVKVPVGLGTPRFIRVGKGDRFVPLEQVMMNNLDMLFPGMLIVSCEIFRVTRNANTEKDEEEADDLMSMIESELKERKFAPIVRLEIGAGMEPLHRGRLAAELELDEENDVFEVSGMLALRDLFEISRLDYPRLHDPPHHPVDHPGLPAERNIFHTIRDLGSLLLQHPYVSFSTSVERFLREAANDPKVRAIKMTLYRTSIQGRIIDALVQAAQNGKQVAVVVELKARFDEATNIHLAEVMEEAGIHVTYGVVGLKTHCKVILVVRQDYAGLKRYVHIGTGNYHTETARIYSDIGLITCDEVIAQDVTELFNYLTTGFTAKRNYQAVMPAPKLLKKALLSRIEREVELHRQSGGGWIQFKMNALEDGEIVKALYQASMAGVKVDLYVRDTCRLRPGVPGLSDHIRVVSIVGRFLEHARVYYFRNGGAGEYFISSADAMKRNLEARVEVLCPVTAPELTAELRAIFDCYDADRRSAWDMRPDGSYIQRQPVEGESGEGTHQMLIAQAQKRLKDALKQKKKPVQK is encoded by the coding sequence ATGGAGACCAAGACTGTAGTACCCTTAAATATTGAGCAGGAAGAGAACATCTTGCAGCTGGCGAATGAGCTGCTGATCCTTCCTGATACTGCAGCAGATCCATTGCTGTCCCCCAAAGTCCCCCCTGTTGACGCAGACAATCCTTTTGCCATCCCCGCCTCCGTCCGAAACGAGGCGACCACTCCCGGCACCAGGCCCGAGGCGATCGCCGTCCTGGCGCAAGCAAGTGTCGACCGTAAGGGGGGGGAGCAGGGGCGGCCGCAAGCCAAAGCGAAGGCGGCTAAAGGAGCGAAGGGGGCAAAGACGGCCAAGAGCTCCAAAGCCGCGAAGGATGCGAAGACGGGCAAAGATGAGAAGGCTGCGAAAGGGGCGAAAGCTAAGGGGGCGAAGCCGGTAAAGGCGGCCGCCGGGGCAAAGCCCGCCAAGACTGTTAAGGCGAAGGTGACGAAGGCAAAACCGAAGGGGGGACCTAAGCCGAAACAGCCGGTAACGGAAGAATCGCCCTTCGACCTGAGCGAGAGCCGCTGGTACCTGAACCGGGAGCTGACCTGGCTCGAATTCAACCGGCGCGTGCTGCACGAGGCAATGGACGAGCGGACGCCGCTTCTGGAGCGGCTGAAATTTATCGCCATCGTCAGTTCCAACCTCGACGAATTCACCATGAAGAGGATCGGCGGCTTAAAGCAGCAGATCGGGGCCGGGCTGCACGAGCTGACCCTGGACGGCCGCTCGCCGCGCCAGCAGGTGCTTGAGTGCAACGCGTCGGTGCGCGAGATCGAGACGGTCAAGCGGGAGGCGTTCCGGGGGGTGCGGGAGCTTCTGGAGGCGAAGGGGATCGTCATCGAGAGCTACGACACCCTTGCCCCGAAGGATAAGAAGCAGCTCCGCGAGCATTACTACAAGAACATCTATCCCCTCCTGACCCCGCAGTCCATCGACCCCGCTCACCCATTCCCGTTCATCTCGAACCTTTCGCTGAACCTTCTGGTCACCCTGCGCTATCCCAAGTCGCGCGAGCATTCCCTGGCGCGGGTGAAGGTCCCGGTAGGTCTCGGCACGCCGCGCTTCATCCGCGTCGGCAAGGGTGACCGCTTCGTCCCGCTCGAACAGGTGATGATGAACAACCTGGACATGCTTTTTCCCGGCATGCTGATCGTCTCCTGCGAAATCTTCCGCGTCACCCGCAACGCCAACACGGAGAAGGACGAGGAAGAGGCGGACGACCTGATGTCGATGATCGAGTCGGAGTTGAAGGAGCGCAAGTTCGCCCCCATCGTGCGCCTGGAAATCGGGGCCGGCATGGAGCCGCTGCACCGCGGCCGGCTGGCGGCAGAGCTGGAACTGGACGAGGAGAACGATGTCTTCGAGGTTTCCGGCATGCTGGCCCTGCGCGACCTCTTCGAGATATCGCGGCTCGATTACCCGCGCCTGCACGACCCGCCGCATCACCCGGTCGATCACCCGGGGCTGCCGGCAGAGCGCAACATCTTCCATACCATCCGTGACCTGGGATCGCTCCTGTTGCAACATCCCTACGTTTCCTTCTCCACTTCCGTGGAACGCTTCCTGCGCGAGGCGGCCAACGATCCAAAGGTGCGCGCCATCAAGATGACCCTCTACCGCACCTCGATCCAGGGGCGCATCATCGACGCGCTGGTTCAGGCCGCGCAAAACGGCAAGCAGGTGGCGGTGGTGGTGGAGCTGAAGGCGCGCTTCGACGAGGCGACGAACATCCACCTCGCCGAGGTGATGGAGGAGGCGGGGATACACGTCACCTACGGCGTGGTGGGGCTGAAGACCCATTGCAAGGTGATCCTTGTGGTGCGCCAGGACTACGCAGGGCTCAAGCGCTACGTGCACATCGGCACCGGCAACTACCACACGGAGACCGCACGGATCTACAGCGACATCGGGCTCATCACCTGCGACGAGGTGATCGCGCAGGACGTCACCGAGCTCTTCAACTATCTGACCACCGGGTTCACCGCAAAAAGGAACTACCAGGCGGTCATGCCTGCGCCGAAGCTCCTTAAAAAGGCGCTCCTTTCGCGCATCGAGCGGGAGGTCGAGCTGCACCGGCAAAGCGGTGGCGGGTGGATCCAGTTCAAGATGAACGCTCTGGAGGACGGCGAGATCGTGAAGGCGCTGTACCAGGCCTCCATGGCTGGGGTGAAGGTCGATCTCTACGTACGGGATACCTGCCGGTTGCGTCCCGGCGTCCCGGGCCTTTCGGACCACATCCGGGTGGTCAGCATCGTCGGGCGCTTTCTGGAGCATGCACGGGTCTACTACTTCAGAAACGGCGGTGCCGGGGAATATTTCATCTCGTCAGCCGACGCCATGAAGCGGAACCTGGAGGCGCGGGTGGAGGTGCTTTGCCCGGTGACCGCGCCGGAATTGACCGCGGAGTTGCGCGCCATCTTCGACTGCTACGACGCGGACCGCCGTTCGGCGTGGGACATGCGGCCGGACGGAAGCTACATCCAGCGTCAGCCTGTCGAAGGGGAGAGCGGTGAGGGGACGCACCAGATGCTGATTGCGCAGGCTCAGAAGCGGTTGAAGGATGCGCTTAAACAGAAGAAAAAGCCGGTGCAGAAATAG
- the hcp gene encoding hydroxylamine reductase, with translation MENMFCYQCEQAANGGCSKVGVCGKKPDVAALQDLLVYSMKGIAFWANLAREKGAKDAAIDRFMIDGLFTTVTNVDFDADEIAKLVRDAASYRNQAQALYEKANGGAYTGTVPEAAKAFHAGTTAELVELGAKHGVKSDNIDADVKSVQEILTYGMKGYAAYAHHALVIGLENDEIYAFTHKAFAATLDTKLGLMDFVGLAMECGRINLVTMELLDKANTDSFGHPVPTPVQLGTKAGKAILVSGHDLRMLEELLKQTEGKGINIYTHGEMLPAHGYPGLKKYAHLAGNFGGAWQDQAKEFVDFPGAIIFNTNCIQRPAESYKDRLFTWGLVQWPDVKNINGWDFSPVIEKALSLPGFEEKPGKEILTGFGHNAVLGVADKVIDAVKGGQIRHFFLIGGCDGAKTGRNYYTEFAENVPADCVILTLACGKYRFNKLDFGDIGGIPRLLDIGQCNDAYSAIQIAVALAGAFNCGVNDLPLSFILSWYEQKAVAILLTLLHLGVKNIKLGPSLPAFITPNVLNFLVENFNIGPIGTAEGDLKQILG, from the coding sequence ATGGAAAACATGTTTTGCTATCAGTGTGAACAAGCTGCCAATGGCGGTTGCTCCAAAGTAGGTGTCTGCGGTAAGAAACCGGATGTCGCCGCGCTGCAGGACCTCCTGGTCTACTCGATGAAAGGTATCGCCTTCTGGGCCAACCTCGCTCGTGAGAAAGGCGCCAAGGACGCAGCCATCGACCGCTTCATGATCGACGGCCTCTTCACCACGGTAACCAACGTCGACTTCGACGCCGACGAGATCGCCAAACTGGTCCGCGACGCCGCGTCCTACCGTAACCAGGCCCAGGCCCTCTATGAGAAGGCCAACGGCGGCGCCTACACCGGCACCGTTCCCGAAGCCGCAAAGGCTTTCCACGCCGGCACCACCGCTGAACTCGTCGAGCTCGGCGCGAAACACGGCGTCAAGAGCGACAACATCGATGCGGACGTGAAATCGGTTCAGGAAATCCTGACCTACGGCATGAAAGGCTACGCAGCCTACGCCCACCACGCCCTGGTGATAGGTCTTGAGAATGACGAGATCTACGCCTTCACCCACAAGGCATTCGCCGCCACCCTCGACACGAAACTCGGCCTGATGGACTTCGTCGGCCTCGCCATGGAGTGCGGCCGCATCAACCTGGTCACCATGGAACTCCTCGACAAGGCCAACACCGACAGCTTCGGTCATCCGGTACCGACCCCGGTACAGCTCGGCACCAAGGCTGGCAAGGCGATCCTCGTTTCCGGCCACGACCTGCGCATGCTCGAGGAACTCCTCAAGCAGACCGAAGGGAAAGGGATCAACATCTACACCCACGGCGAGATGCTCCCGGCCCACGGCTACCCGGGCCTCAAGAAGTACGCCCACCTGGCCGGCAACTTCGGCGGTGCATGGCAGGACCAGGCTAAAGAATTCGTCGACTTCCCCGGCGCCATCATCTTCAACACCAACTGCATCCAGCGCCCGGCCGAGAGCTACAAAGACCGCCTCTTCACCTGGGGCCTCGTCCAGTGGCCGGACGTCAAGAACATCAACGGCTGGGACTTCTCCCCGGTCATCGAGAAAGCTCTTTCACTCCCGGGCTTCGAAGAGAAACCGGGCAAGGAGATCCTCACCGGCTTCGGGCACAACGCGGTGCTCGGCGTCGCCGACAAAGTCATCGACGCAGTGAAAGGCGGGCAGATCCGTCACTTCTTCCTGATCGGCGGCTGCGACGGTGCCAAGACCGGCCGTAACTACTACACCGAGTTCGCTGAGAACGTCCCGGCCGACTGCGTCATCCTGACCCTGGCCTGCGGCAAGTACCGCTTCAACAAGCTCGACTTCGGCGACATCGGCGGCATCCCGCGCCTTCTGGACATCGGGCAGTGCAACGACGCCTACTCCGCGATCCAGATCGCCGTGGCACTGGCAGGCGCCTTCAACTGCGGCGTCAACGACCTCCCGCTCTCCTTCATCCTCTCCTGGTACGAGCAGAAGGCGGTGGCCATCCTCCTCACCCTGCTCCACCTTGGCGTGAAGAACATCAAGCTGGGACCGAGCCTGCCGGCCTTCATCACCCCGAACGTGCTGAACTTCCTGGTCGAGAACTTCAACATCGGCCCGATCGGCACCGCCGAAGGCGACCTGAAGCAGATCCTCGGCTAA
- a CDS encoding MFS transporter, with protein sequence MGSITSGTKRYRQINWAFFCAGFVTFITLYDVQPLLPVFTREFGVSAAFASLPLSVTTCALAVSMLFAGTISETLGRKAVMVASLVTTSILALITSQTGNLEQLVVVRFLQGIALAGLPAVAMAYLSEEIAPGSLTSAIGLYISGNAIGGMTGRIFTAVMSEQTSWRAALEVIGVVCLALSLYFAKTLPPSENLKKRPFAVRYLFSSLLRQLKDPGLLCLYGISFLIMGSFVTLYNYITFRLLGAPYHLSAWLVSLIFLVYMLGSFSSSMIGGQVERFGRGRMLFLTIGTMVFGAAVTTSRDVGSIVTGIAIFTCGFFGAHTIASSWVGSRAKTARAQAASLYLFFYYLGSSVSGTVGGVFWVSHGWGGVVLLILGLLLLALALLKLLTSCAAADCPARNAVASLDALRS encoded by the coding sequence ATGGGATCGATAACGAGCGGCACCAAGAGATACCGGCAGATCAACTGGGCGTTTTTCTGCGCCGGCTTCGTAACCTTCATAACCCTTTACGACGTGCAGCCGCTGTTGCCGGTCTTCACCCGTGAATTCGGGGTAAGTGCCGCCTTTGCGAGCCTTCCCCTCTCGGTGACAACCTGCGCCCTCGCCGTCTCCATGCTCTTTGCCGGGACCATCTCCGAGACGCTGGGACGCAAGGCCGTCATGGTCGCCTCGCTCGTTACGACCTCGATACTCGCGCTGATCACCTCCCAGACGGGGAACCTCGAACAACTGGTCGTCGTCAGGTTCCTGCAGGGGATCGCCCTTGCCGGGCTTCCGGCGGTGGCGATGGCCTACCTGAGTGAAGAGATCGCCCCCGGCTCGCTCACCTCGGCAATCGGCCTGTACATAAGCGGCAACGCCATCGGCGGCATGACCGGCAGGATTTTCACCGCCGTGATGTCCGAACAGACCAGTTGGAGGGCGGCCCTCGAGGTGATCGGCGTGGTCTGCCTCGCCTTGAGCCTTTACTTCGCCAAGACCCTTCCCCCATCAGAGAACCTGAAGAAACGCCCGTTCGCGGTGCGCTACCTGTTCAGCTCGCTGCTGCGCCAGTTGAAGGACCCGGGACTGCTCTGCCTGTACGGCATCTCCTTCCTGATCATGGGGAGCTTCGTAACCCTTTACAACTACATCACCTTCCGGCTTCTCGGCGCGCCCTATCACCTTTCCGCCTGGCTGGTTTCCCTAATCTTCCTGGTCTACATGCTCGGTTCCTTCAGCTCCTCGATGATCGGCGGACAGGTCGAGCGTTTCGGTCGCGGGAGGATGCTCTTTCTCACCATCGGCACCATGGTTTTCGGGGCCGCCGTCACCACGAGCCGCGACGTAGGCAGCATCGTCACCGGCATCGCCATCTTCACCTGCGGCTTTTTCGGCGCCCACACCATCGCCTCCAGCTGGGTCGGGAGCCGCGCCAAGACAGCCCGAGCCCAAGCCGCTTCCCTCTACCTCTTCTTCTACTATCTGGGTTCAAGCGTCTCCGGCACCGTCGGCGGAGTTTTCTGGGTATCCCACGGCTGGGGAGGCGTGGTGCTGCTCATCCTCGGCCTTTTGTTGCTGGCGCTTGCCCTTTTGAAGTTACTCACCAGTTGTGCCGCAGCCGACTGCCCAGCCCGCAACGCCGTCGCAAGCCTGGACGCCCTGCGCAGCTGA
- a CDS encoding LysR family transcriptional regulator → MEIRQLKYFLEVARLKNFTKAAESLRIAQPAISVAVKKLEEELDLVLFNRQDKRVSLTAEGEIFLPHARRILDDLHGAELEMAELKGLSRGEVRIGITPMISAYFFPDIIRDFKRAYPQLSISVLGEGAGRIQKMIGQGELDMGVVAGGGSAAFPDALEVRRFLREEIVVCVPLDHPFAGRSSVTLAEFIREPLVFYKEGYYIREFFLEAIKESGSTPDIVFETNLFSLVKSLVRNGTGISIFLKMVVAGDEDLAAVPFDPPLSLDLLIAWKKDTYLSLANRAFVDFLLKHAPWERSGSSPRG, encoded by the coding sequence ATGGAGATACGGCAGCTCAAATATTTCCTGGAGGTGGCGCGGCTCAAGAACTTCACCAAGGCGGCGGAGTCGCTGCGTATCGCGCAGCCCGCGATCAGCGTGGCGGTGAAGAAGCTCGAGGAGGAGCTCGACTTGGTGCTTTTCAACCGGCAGGACAAGCGGGTGTCCCTCACCGCGGAAGGGGAGATCTTCCTGCCGCACGCCCGGCGCATCCTCGACGACCTGCACGGGGCGGAGCTGGAGATGGCCGAGCTGAAGGGGTTAAGCCGCGGAGAGGTGAGGATCGGGATCACGCCGATGATCAGCGCCTACTTCTTCCCGGACATAATAAGGGACTTCAAGAGGGCCTACCCGCAGTTGAGCATCTCCGTGCTCGGCGAGGGGGCGGGGCGGATCCAGAAGATGATCGGCCAGGGGGAACTCGACATGGGAGTGGTGGCGGGAGGGGGGAGCGCCGCTTTTCCCGACGCCCTCGAGGTGCGCCGCTTCCTGCGCGAGGAGATCGTCGTCTGCGTGCCACTTGACCATCCCTTCGCCGGGCGCTCTTCGGTTACGCTCGCCGAGTTCATCCGGGAGCCGCTGGTCTTCTACAAGGAGGGGTACTACATCCGGGAGTTCTTTCTGGAGGCGATCAAGGAGAGCGGCAGTACGCCGGACATCGTCTTCGAGACGAACCTCTTTTCGCTGGTGAAATCGCTGGTTAGAAACGGGACCGGGATCTCCATCTTCCTCAAGATGGTCGTGGCGGGAGACGAGGACCTGGCCGCGGTCCCCTTCGATCCCCCTCTCTCCCTCGACCTCCTCATCGCCTGGAAGAAGGACACCTACCTCTCCCTTGCCAACCGGGCTTTCGTCGATTTTCTCCTGAAGCACGCACCGTGGGAACGCTCGGGGAGCTCGCCTCGGGGCTAG
- a CDS encoding CheB methylesterase domain-containing protein gives MSARNLVVIGVSTGGPLTLKALFKEIPPLDAAFLIVLHITPQMDYRIAQGLAAAASMPVTLAEDGEYLKHRHIYMAPGGFHLKLEGNQRVVLYEGARVNYVQPAADVAMLSVSRPLKGKLVGIVLTGMGRDGADGIKHIHDIGGVTIAQDQHSSTIYGMPKAAALTGAVDYVLPPKKIAAKLIELLA, from the coding sequence ATGAGCGCTAGGAACCTCGTCGTCATAGGGGTATCCACCGGGGGGCCGCTTACCCTGAAGGCGCTCTTCAAGGAGATCCCCCCGCTGGACGCCGCCTTTCTCATCGTGCTGCACATTACGCCGCAGATGGATTACCGGATCGCGCAGGGGCTTGCCGCCGCGGCCTCCATGCCGGTGACCCTCGCCGAGGACGGGGAGTACCTGAAGCACAGGCACATCTACATGGCCCCCGGGGGCTTCCATCTGAAGCTTGAGGGGAACCAGCGGGTCGTGCTTTACGAAGGGGCACGGGTAAACTACGTGCAGCCCGCGGCCGACGTCGCGATGCTTTCGGTCTCCCGACCGCTCAAGGGAAAACTGGTCGGCATCGTGCTGACCGGGATGGGGCGCGACGGCGCCGACGGGATCAAACACATCCATGATATCGGCGGAGTCACCATCGCGCAGGACCAGCATTCCTCGACCATCTACGGCATGCCGAAGGCCGCGGCGCTCACCGGGGCGGTCGACTACGTGCTCCCCCCGAAGAAGATCGCGGCAAAGCTGATCGAACTCCTCGCCTAG
- a CDS encoding response regulator codes for MNKKIMIVDDNEYVRASVDIICESGRLDLTSAASGMECLQRLEDGFRGVILMDIMMPEMDGWDTIREMVDRDLYQGNIVVMLTGMGEPDSKMEGLQEYVSDYMTKPFNPDELLDSLEYYLTLLNTPVDDHER; via the coding sequence ATGAACAAAAAGATAATGATCGTAGACGACAACGAGTACGTAAGGGCATCGGTTGACATCATATGCGAGTCGGGACGGCTCGATTTGACCAGCGCCGCCAGCGGCATGGAATGCCTGCAACGCCTGGAGGATGGGTTCAGGGGGGTGATCCTCATGGACATCATGATGCCGGAGATGGATGGCTGGGACACCATAAGGGAGATGGTGGATCGGGACCTCTACCAGGGGAACATAGTGGTGATGCTGACCGGCATGGGAGAGCCCGACTCGAAGATGGAGGGGCTCCAGGAATACGTCTCGGACTACATGACCAAGCCCTTCAACCCGGACGAGCTGCTCGATTCCCTGGAGTACTACCTGACGCTTTTAAACACGCCGGTTGACGACCATGAGCGCTAG